The following coding sequences lie in one Mercenaria mercenaria strain notata chromosome 5, MADL_Memer_1, whole genome shotgun sequence genomic window:
- the LOC123557113 gene encoding ganglioside GM2 activator-like, with the protein MRVLLFTVAMVIAYAAAMPNVLEFEMKELDKVENFIQTKEDLIDFLTEGHKANKQPVKLKSFSFQDCGGANAMININQVTVTPDPLAFPGPLNVMANFTINSDVGSPLPGDLLIEKKILGKFVKVPCIDNFGSCHYPDLCELLEQVQCPDPIVRIGIDCTCPLKKNAYLLPKTEFEIDASVIPAGDYHIRGNVTYTGKEAACLDLMLSFE; encoded by the exons ATGCGCGTTCTATTGTTTACTGTTGCCATGGTGATTGCCTATGCGGCTGCCATGCCAAACGTTTTGGAGTTTGAGATGAAGGAGTTGGATAAAGTGGAAAATTTCATACAAACGAAAGAAGATCTGATTGATTTTCTTACAGAAGGA CACAAAGCTAATAAACAGCCCGTCAAGCTCAAGTCATTCTCCTTCCAAGACTGTGGAGGAGCAAACGCAATGATCAACATCAATCAAGTCACTGTCACTCCAGACCCACTTGCCTTCCCTGGACCTTTGAACGTAATGGCTAACTTCACGATTAACAGCGACGTCGGTAGTCCATTGCCG gGTGATTTGCTGATCGAAAAGAAGATTCTAGGAAAATTTGTGAAGGTTCCTTGTATCGACAACTTTGGTTCCTGCCATTATCCCGACCTTTGTGAACTTTTGGAACAAGTACAGTGCCCGGACCCTATAGTCAGAATAGGAATTGATTGCACCTGTCCTTTGAAAAAG AACGCCTATCTGCTGCCAAAGACTGAATTTGAAATAGATGCAAGCGTGATCCCTGCGGGAGATTATCACATCCGTGGTAACGTAACTTATACAGGAAAAGAAGCGGCGTGCCTTGACCTTATGCTTTCCTTCGAATAG